A genomic region of Arachis stenosperma cultivar V10309 chromosome 9, arast.V10309.gnm1.PFL2, whole genome shotgun sequence contains the following coding sequences:
- the LOC130951143 gene encoding uncharacterized protein LOC130951143 translates to MSNEAHGNSGAGHKETVFVGSGERIPSDIDVDNVCILTGEEFSADFLRDRVGFRRLPVITDADQRLPNRTDFNINNNYQMVHEDLNHGFGLIRSESDCNSDLSEYYVPRGYVAEVDNRTYPNNFNVLHFDPGGSRVSGQLSRQGSGHFSRQGSGHFSRQVSGKFTRQLSGKVLEGGCCDRVYVVDSPQSSHAYGTAFSEGFFNKIKFLCSFGGRILPRPNDGKLRYMGGETRIISIRKNITWEELMSKTSAICNQTHTIRYQLPGEDLDALISVCSDEDLHHMIEEYEELERAGGSNRLRIFLIPLTEAETPGSNEARVNQASDTDYHYVVAVNGMHNPSPRRNPSGQNLASPFGNNSDYNSPGFHRDSHAAAFSLEAKDCNPTTTNMPGQSPKPSQFLTAMQVASKFNQMPSLSPSFLQPKDPKISDVQHFMDHPCIAVNESILPFVMEKAPHDNSLYTDNTNYVDPIAYYNNHGQGPPYLNYHPINQYTVDADQFRKPSDNFHFHRRTHSNELLYSAISGQNDMIFERPSVTNEGSYHFDKIVSHPHKSSLLPVCDDRAGPHYRMLHVNSESSLLESEENLKVHLQFPPSVERDKLISPETSSHLEECPSQPRVDWQEHEPKYHNLPISGMSHCRKGLTHIGKENLQHVGKNNAQFDEQCINYQHGFCSSSPDLQSSECNVSVAPFSSLESPRNWRDQPHGAPLDRTASEFSIRSQDSSLHNQYATPEADNRPLSLVSFELQPIDSHASQESVLPISYPVMSASSMKEVAIPHKDPDYKEGNTDVNEESSRSINDCSSTGFRSCTQVASNLDKEDEVAPTSPTQERVDGLVNTDSENINKPPGDTTPETEAEQFGLQIIENIDLEELQELGSGTFGTVYLGKWRGTDVAIKRIKKSSCFSGRLSEQERMTKDFWREAQILSTLHHPNVVAFYGVVPNGPDGTLATVTEYMVHGSLRNVLVKKERVLDRRKRIMIAMDAAFGMEYLHLKNIVHFDLKCDNLLVNLGDPERPVCKVSDFGLSRIKRNTLISGGVRGTLPWMAPELLDGNNRVSEKVDVFSFGIAMWEILTGEEPYANMHCGAIIGGIVNNTLRPSIPKRCDPEWKKLMEECWNPDPEVRPSFTEIKNRLRNMSVALQNKRHIR, encoded by the exons ATGAGTAATGAGGCTCATGGCAATTCAGGTGCAGGACACAAAGAAACGGTGTTTGTTGGTTCAGGTGAAAGAATTCCTTCTGATATTGATGTGGATAACGTGTGTATACTAACTGGTGAAGAATTTTCTGCTGACTTCTTGCGCGATCGGGTTGGTTTTAGGAGACTTCCTGTCATAACAGATGCAGACCAGCGCCTTCCGAATAGAACAGATTTCAACATCAATAATAATTATCAGATGGTTCATGAGGATCTAAATCATGGTTTTGGATTAATAAGATCAGAGTCTGATTGTAACTCAGATTTGTCAGAGTATTATGTACCAAGGGGATATGTTGCTGAGGTTGACAACAGGACTTATCCGAATAATTTTAACGTGCTCCATTTTGACCCTGGCGGTAGCAGAGTATCAGGTCAACTTTCCAGACAAGGTTCTGGTCACTTTTCTAGGCAAGGATCTGGTCATTTTTCTCGACAAGTTTCAGGCAAATTTACAAGACAACTCTCAGGTAAAGTTTTGGAGGGAGGTTGTTGTGATCGAGTGTATGTTGTAGATTCTCCTCAGTCAAGCCATGCATATGGAACAGCATTCTCAGAAGGTTTTTTCAATAAGATAAAATTTCTCTGTAGTTTCGGGGGAAGAATTCTTCCAAGGCCAAATGATGGGAAGCTCAGATATATGGGCGGTGAGACACGGATCATATCCATCAGGAAGAACATTACTTGGGAGGAACTTATGAGCAAGACTTCTGCAATTTGCAATCAAACTCACACTATCAGGTACCAGCTTCCTGGAGAGGACCTTGATGCTCTCATTTCCGTTTGTTCTGATGAGGATCTTCATCATATGATTGAGGAGTATGAAGAGTTAGAAAGAGCTGGAGGCTCTAACCGGCTACGGATTTTTCTCATACCATTAACAGAAGCTGAGACTCCAGGCTCTAATGAAGCAAGGGTCAATCAGGCAAGTGATACTGATTATCATTATGTTGTTGCTGTAAATGGCATGCACAATCCAAGTCCACGAAGGAACCCTAGCGGGCAGAATTTGGCAAGCCCATTTGGTAACAACTCTGATTACAATAGTCCAGGTTTCCATAGGGACTCACACGCAGCTGCATTTTCTTTAGAGGCCAAGGATTGCAACCCAACCACCACAAATATGCCAGGCCAGTCCCCAAAGCCTTCTCAGTTTCTTACTGCAATGCAGGTAGCAAGCAAATTTAATCAAATGCCTTCTTTATCTCCCAGCTTCCTACAACCTAAAGATCCCAAAATTTCTGATGTTCAGCATTTTATGGATCATCCATGTATTGCTGTTAATGAAAGCATTCTCCCCTTTGTTATGGAAAAAGCTCCACACGACAATTCTTTGTATACCGACAATACCAATTATGTTGATCCAATTGCATACTATAACAATCATGGTCAAGGGCCTCCGTATCTGAATTACCATCCCATTAATCAATACACAGTGGATGCTGACCAATTCAGGAAGCCTAGTGataattttcattttcacaGACGAACTCACAGTAATGAGTTGTTATATTCTGCAATAAGTGGTCAAAATGATATGATATTCGAGAGACCTTCGGTTACCAATGAAGGTTCATATCATTTTGACAAGATTGTCTCCCATCCGCATAAGTCAAGTTTATTGCCTGTGTGTGATGATAGAGCGGGACCTCATTATAGAATGTTACATGTTAATTCTGAATCATCACTTCTGGAAAGTGAAGAGAACCTTAAAGTCCACTTGCAGTTCCCACCCAGTGTAGAGAGAGATAAATTGATATCACCAGAAACTTCAAGTCATTTGGAAGAATGTCCATCACAGCCACGAGTTGATTGGCAGGAACATGAGCCTAAGTATCATAATTTACCCATTTCAGGAATGAGTCATTGTAGAAAAGGCTTGACACATATTGGTAAAGAGAACCTGCAACATGTCGGTAAAAACAATGCTCAGTTTGATGAACAGTGCATCAACTACCAACATGGATTTTGCTCATCTTCGCCCGATCTGCAAAGCAGTGAATGCAATGTATCTGTGGCACCATTTAGCTCTTTAGAATCTCCACGCAACTGGAGGGATCAACCACATGGTGCACCATTAGACAGAACTGCTTCTGAGTTTTCCATTAGGAGCCAAGATTCGTCGTTGCACAACCAATATGCAACACCAGAGGCAGACAATCGACCACTTTCCCTTGTCTCTTTTGAGTTACAGCCAATTGACTCCCATGCTAGCCAAGAGTCTGTACTGCCTATCTCT TATCCGGTCATGAGTGCTTCTTCCATGAAAGAGGTTGCTATACCTCACAAGGATCCTGACTACAAAGAAGGAAACACAGACGTTAACGAAGAATCTTCCAGAAGCATCAATGATTGTAGTTCTACAGGTTTTCGGTCATGCACCCAAGTTGCTTCAAATTTAGACAAAGAGGATGAAGTTGCACCAACATCTCCTACACAGGAAAGGGTAGATGGCCTTGTAAATACTGACAGCGAAAACATCAATAAGCCTCCTGGTGATACAACTCCTGAAACAGAAGCTGAACAGTTTGGTTTACAG ATTATTGAGAATATTGATCTTGAAGAATTGCAAGAGCTAGGATCTGGAACCTTTGGAACTGTTTATCTTGGAAAGTGGAGGGGAACTGATGTTGCAATTAAGAGGATTAAAAAAAGTAGTTGTTTTTCTGGTAGATTATCCGAGCAAGAACGGATG ACAAAAGATTTCTGGAGAGAGGCACAGATTCTATCTACTCTTCATCATCCAAACGTGGTAGCATTTTATGGGGTAGTTCCAAATGGCCCAGATGGAACATTGGCAACAGTAACAGAATACATGGTGCATGGATCGCTAAGAAATGTTCTTGTGAAGAAGGAGAG AGTGCTTGATCGTCGCAAAAGGATCATGATTGCAATGGATGCAGCCTTTGGCATGGAATATTTGCATTTGAAAAATATTGTTCATTTTGACTTGAAGTGTGATAATCTACTTGTTAATCTGGGGGATCCTGAGCGACCAGTATGTAAG GTTTCAGATTTTGGCCTATCAAGAATTAAACGCAACACACTTATTTCGGGTGGTGTCAGAGGAACCCTTCCTTGGATGGCACCGGAATTGCTAGATGGTAACAATCGGGTATCTGAAAAG GTTGATGTTTTCTCATTTGGCATTGCAATGTGGGAGATCTTAACTGGGGAAGAGCCATATGCTAACATGCACTGTGGTGCTATAATTG GAGGAATTGTCAATAATACGCTCAGGCCTTCTATTCCGAAACGCTGCGATCCCGAGTGGAAGAAGCTTATGGAAGAGTGCTGGAATCCTGACCCTGAAGTCAGGCCATCCTttacagaaataaaaaataggcTTCGAAACATGTCAGTTGCACTTCAAAATAAGCGGCATATCCGATGA